In Clarias gariepinus isolate MV-2021 ecotype Netherlands chromosome 1, CGAR_prim_01v2, whole genome shotgun sequence, one DNA window encodes the following:
- the LOC128524027 gene encoding microfibril-associated glycoprotein 4-like, whose protein sequence is MFSVLSVFWTLLLPLLVESFPGSQELFPIDCSDVYAIGQTLSGVYTIYPTKETPVQVYCDMGYWESLTKDENWTVFQRRMDGSVNFYRPWQHYKKGFGDKDGEYWLGLETIYQLTRKRTYELKVDLQDFDGVSVYAQYSSFSVESEAEGYKLHVSGFIDGGAGDAMAINNEQKFSTFDKDQDPLAELNCAKKFLGAFWYNNCHDTNPNGIYIWGRDGTHYAIGNLWHKWKGNDYGLKYIAMKIRPVSVTQ, encoded by the exons ATGTTCTCAGTGTTGTCAGTGTTCTGGACTCTCCTGCTACCCCTGCTGGTTGAAAGTTTTCCAGGTTCACAGGAGCTGTTTCCGATAGATTGCTCTGATGTCTACGCTATCGGACAAACGCTCAGCGGAGTGTACACAATCTACCCTACTAAGGAAACACCTGTCCAGGTATACTGTGATATGGGATATTGGGAAAGTCTAACAAAAGATGAGAACTGGACg GTATTTCAGAGGAGAATGGATGGCAGTGTAAATTTCTACAGACCTTGGCAGCACTACAAGAAAGGCTTTGGGGACAAGGATGGAGAATACTGGCTGG GATTAGAAACCATCTACCAGCTAACCCGTAAGAGGACGTACGAGCTGAAAGTGGACCTGCAAGACTTTGATGGAGTGTCGGTTTATGCTCAGTATTCTTCCTTCTCTGTCGAATCAGAAGCCGAGGGCTACAAACTCCACGTTAGTGGCTTCATCGATGGAGGTGCAG GTGATGCTATGGCGATCAACAATGAACAGAAATTCTCCACTTTTGATAAAGACCAAGACCCACTGGCAGAGTTAAACTGTGCTAAAAAATTTCTTGGGGCTTTTTGGTACAATAACTGCCATGATACTAACCCTAATGGGATATATATCTGGGGACGTGACGGCACTCATTACGCCATCGGAAATCTATGGCACAAATGGAAAGGCAATGATTATGGTCTCAAATACATTGCTATGAAGATTAGACCTGTGTCGGTTACACAGTGA
- the LOC128523534 gene encoding zinc finger protein 585A-like, translating to MTSQEETQTDLHHCLVCGKSFFQEKDLTAHQLIHIPDKPHQCSECGKSFIYKCRLQQHQRVHTGEKPYQCSQCGKSFISKSHLKQHQRTHTGEKQHQCSQCGKSFANMRNLKVHQHIHAGEKPYQCSQCGKGFGDESHFQRHQCIHKGEMLYQCSQCGKSFNYKYLLQQHQRVHTGEKPYQCSQCGKGFIQKYCLQQHQRIHTEDRPYQCSQCGKGFTQSKYLTAHQLIHSQEKPHQCSKCGKSFIFKYRLQQHQRIHTRENPYQCSQCGKSFSQEKDLTAHQLIHKQDKPHQCSQCGKSFNHKYNLKQHQRIHTGDKPYHCSQCGKSFTQSSTLLQHQRIHTGEKPYQCSQCGKSFTQKVALQRHQQIHTGEKPYQCSQCGRTYKQKGCLKIHQRIHTGKKPYQCSQCGKGFPWQFNLNQHQRIHTGGKPYQCSLCGKSFINISHFNYHQLIHKEETPYHCSQCGKGFKLERLLQQHQRIHTGDKPYHCSQCRKSFNHKGSLQRHQRIHTGEKPYSCSQCGKGFRYLSSFQYHQRIHTGEKPYICSQCGKSFRYLSSFQYHQRIHTGEKPYSCSICGKSFIHRSFLQKHLCMHK from the coding sequence ATGACTAGTCAAGAAGAAACTCAGACAGACCTTCACCACTGCTTagtgtgtggaaagagtttctTTCAAGAGAAGGATCTCACAGCACACCAGCTTATCCACATACCAGACAAACCACATCAGTGCTCAGAATGTGGAAAGagtttcatttataaatgtcGTTTGCAACAACATCAGCgcgttcacacaggagagaagccgtatcagtgctcacagtgtggaaagagtttcatTTCTAAAAGTCATCTGAAACAACATCAGCGCACTCATACAGGAGAGAAGCAgcatcagtgctcacagtgtggaaagagttttgctAATATGCGAAATTTGAAAGTACACCAGCACATCCATGCTGGTGAAAAGCCGTaccagtgctcacagtgtggaaagggtTTTGGTGATGAGAGTCATTTCCAACGGCACCAATGCATTCACAAAGGGGAGATGCtgtatcagtgctcacagtgtggaaagagtttcaaTTATAAATATCTTCTACAACAACATCAGCgcgttcacacaggagagaagccgtatcagtgctcacagtgtggaaagggtTTCATTCAAAAATATTGTCTTCAACAacatcagcgcattcacacagaagacaggccgtatcagtgctcacagtgtggaaagggtTTTACTCAATCGAAGTATCTCACGGCACACCAGCTCATCCACAGCCAAGAAAAACCACATCAGTGCTCAAAGTGTGgaaaaagtttcatttttaagTATCGTCTCCAacaacaccagcgcattcataCACGAGAGAAcccgtatcagtgctcacagtgtggaaagagttttagtcAAGAGAAGGATCTCACAGCACACCAGCTCATCCACAAACAAGACAAACcacatcagtgctcacagtgtggaaagagtttcaaTCATAAATATAATCTCAAGCAACATCAGCGTATTCACACTGGAGACAAACCGTATCATTGTTctcagtgtgggaagagttttactcaaAGCAGCACTCTTCTGCAACATCAGCGTATTCATACTGGAGaaaagccgtatcagtgctcccagtgtggaaagagttttactcaAAAGGTTGCTCTCCAGCGCCATCAGCAGATTCACACTGGAGAAAAGCCGTATCAATGTTCACAGTGCGGACGCACCTACAAGCAAAAGGGTTGTCTTAAGAttcaccagcgcattcacacaggaaagAAGCCATATCaatgctcacagtgtgggaaaggATTTCCTTGGCAGTTTAATCTAAATCAGCATCAGCGCATCCATACAGGAGGGAAGCCATATCAATGCTCACTGTGTGGAAAGAGCTTTATTAACATAAGTCATTTCAATTATCACCAACTGATTCACAAAGAAGAGACGCCatatcactgctcacagtgtggaaagggtTTTAAGCTAGAGCGTTTGCTCCAACAacatcagcgcattcacactggagacaaACCGTATCACTGTTCACAGTGTAGGAAGAGTTTTAATCACAAGGGTTCTCTCCAGCGacatcagcgcattcacactggagagaaaccGTATtcctgctcacagtgtggaaagggCTTTAGATATTTGAGCAGTTTCCAATatcaccagcgcattcacactggagagaagccatatatctgctcacagtgtgggaagagcttTAGATATTTGAGCAGTTTCCAATatcaccagcgcattcacactggagagaagccatatTCCTGCTCCAtatgtggaaagagttttattcaCAGAAGCTTTTTACAAAAACATCTATGCATGCATAAGTAG